Sequence from the Stenotrophomonas sp. 364 genome:
GGCTGTACAGCACCAGTGCGGCCACGCCCAGGGTGACCAGCACGATCGCCCAACGGCCATACATCAGCTGGAAGGTCCAGCTTGGCCCGCTGCGGCCATGGCGCGCCGCATCGCGTGCCAGCATCGGCGCCATCACCTTCTGCAGCGGGAACAGGCACTGGTAGTTGACCGCGGCCATGCCAAGCGCCATCGCCGACAACAGGATCCAGACCGGCGCTTCCAGCACGCTCAGCATCAACACCGACAGGCACATCACCATCGCGGTGACGCTGCTGAGCACCACGAACCGGCGGATCTGTTCGCGTTCGCCGGACGATTCGGCATACGACAGCAGGTAGCGCCCGCCGAGATAGCTGCCCAGCATGCCGCCGACCAGGCCGCCGATGGCCGCCCCCAGGCTCAGCATCTCGCCCGGTGCCGCAGTCTGGCTGAACGCCGCGCTGAGCGAGCCCAGGGCCGTGCCGCCGGAAACCGTGGCCCCGCCCAGGCCGAGCTTGCCGGTGCCCAGCCCGGTGCCGAGCAGGATCGCGGCACTGGCGGTGCCGGGCGCGGCGATCATCAGCGCCGAGGCCAGGGTGGTGGCGAACGCGGCGCTGGGGGCGCTGCTGCGCGCAAAATCGCCGAAACGGCGCAGCATCTCTTCGCGCACGCTGGCACGGGCGCGCGACAGGCGCTTGCGCACGGCGGCATCGCTGAGCCCCAGCAGGTCGGCCACCTGCTGCGAACGCTGGCCCTCGCGGTAGTACAGCAGCAGGGTTTCGCGGGCGTCTTCGGGCAGGGCCGAAATGATCTCTTCGGCCGCCAGTTCCTCTTCCACCCGCTGCAGGCGCTCGGGTGCGGTTGGGCCGGGGTCGGCGGCCATGCTGATCGCGATCTCGGCCGCTTCGCCGGACAGCGGGCGGCCGCGGTTGGCGCGCAGCCAGTCGCGGGCCAGGTTGCGGGTGATCTGGCGCAGCCACGGCAGGAAGCTGGACGGATTGCTCAGCTGGTTGAGCTGCTGCCAGGCCTTGATGAAGGCCTCCTGCGCGATGTCCTCGCTGGCCTGCACGTCGCGGGTGATCGCCAGGGCGATCGCGGTAACGGTGTTCTGGCAGGCCAGTACGATGCGCCCGTACGACTGGGTGCAACCGGAGGCGGCCGCAGGCAGTTCGCGTTCCAGGGTGGCGGTCAGCAGGGGCGTCATGGCGTCGTTTCCGGAGGTGATCCGAGTATGACGAGGGCCGCGAAAGAATGTGACCGGGTGGGGCCGGTCGGTTGCCTGTGACCCGGTAGGGCCGGCCGCTGGCCGGTGCTGCCGGGAGCCGGCCCTACGGGCAGCCGGGCAGAGCCCGGCTCTACGTGGGGCGGGCTGTGCGGTAAGCCGGGCAGAGCCCGGCTCTACGGGGATCGGGCCGTGCGGGGAGCCGGGCAGCGCCCGGCATCGCCGGTTACTTCGCCGGTTGGATCCGGACCCGCACTTCTTCGTCTTCCGGGGACGCGGGATGGGCCGGGGCAGTAGTGGGGGCCTGCTGTACGGCGGGAGCCGGGGCCACGGGCGGGGCGCTGCGGTGGCGCATCACCACCACCATCGCCACGGCGGCGATCACCAGCAGCAGGCCGATACGGATGCGCCAGGCCCAGTTGCGGCGCGGGGCCACTTCGCCCGCCTGGTCGCGGAAGGCGAACTCGGCGGTGGGGTGGTCGCGCCGGGTGGTTTCCAGCAGACGCGCGTCGCGCAGGATCTCGCGCGCACGCGGCTGGTCATTGGCGTGCACGACCCACAGCGTGGGATGGGTGGTGGCCTTGCTGGTATCCAGGTAGCTGAACTGGCTGCCGCGCTTGCTGTGGTACGAGCGGCCGTTGGTGATGCGCACCTCGATGCCGGCATCGCGCAGCAGCTGGGCCACGCCTTCCACGGTTTCCACGCGCTGGCTGTTGAAAATCTGTCTCATGTCAGTCCTTGGCCGGAACGGCGGCCGCCGCGGCGCTGTCGGGTACCACGCGGATCAGGCCTTCCTGCGCGGTGCTTGCCACCAGCAGGCCATCGCGGGTGAAGAACTGGCCCCGGGCCAGTCCGCGTGAATCCTGCGCGCTGGGGCTGTCCAGCGAGTACAGCAGCCAGTCGTCGGCGCGGAACGGGCGATGGAACCAGATCGCGTGGTCGAGCGAGGCCATCTGTACGTGCGGCTGGTAGTAGCTGATGCCGTGCGGGAAGGTCGCCGTGCCCAGCAGGTGGAAGTCCGAGGCATAGGCCAGCAGCGCCTGGTGCAGCTCCGGCGCATCGCCCACTTTTTCATTCAGACGCAGCCAGACCTGGTGGTAGGGCGGGCGCTTGGGCGGGTTGAGTTCGTCGCGCGGGTACACGTGGCGGAACTCGAACGGGCCGCCGCGCGACAGCCAGCGCTGCACCTTGATCGGCAGGCGCTCAAGCACCTCCGGTGGCAGCGGGCGGTTGGGTTCGATGTCTTCCGGCTGCGGCACTTCGGGCATCTTGTGCTGGTGCTCGGCGCCCTGTTCGGCCTGCTGGAAGGAGGCCGCGCAGAAGAAGATCACCTTGCCGTGCTGGATCGCCGTCACCCGGCGCACCGAAAAACTGCCGCCGTCGCGGGTGCGGTCCACGTCATAGACGATCGGGTGGTCGATGTTGCCCGCGCGCAGGAAGTAGGCATGCAGCGAATGCACGTGGCGACCGTTGTCCACGGTGGCCTGCGCGGCCGACAGCGCCTGGCCCAGCACCTGGCCGCCAAACACGTACTTGGTCCCGATGTCGCGGCTCTGGCCGCGGAACAGGTTGTCTTCCAGGCGCTCGAGCGTGAGCAGATCGATCAGCTCGGAGACGACGGGTTCGTGCGTGTCGGACAAGGGAAGCAACCTGGGGTGGGCGAACGCAAATTATAGGGTAGTGCCGGCCGCTGGCCGCATGACGGCAACGCATTCGCGCTGCCGCCCCCGCGGTTCGCTCTGCAAACCGCGGGCCCCCTCTCATTGCCCTCCAAACCCCCGCCGCTTCGCGGCCGCCCCCTGACTCAGGGGGCTCATTCCAGCCATGTGCGCGCAGCCCTGCAGTGCCGGGCCGGGAGGTGCGTGGTTGCCGGCCAGCGGCCGGCACTACCGGTGTTTGCCGGGCTTCAGGCCTTGCCGAGCCTGGCCGCCAGCTGCTGCAGCGCCTGCTGGGCGTCCGGGGCGTACCAGGCCTCGACGAAGCGGTCGAGCTGGATCAGGTCGGCGTGCAGGGCCTCGTGCAGGTCGGCGCGGGCGATGGCGCGGGTCAGCAGCATCGGCTGGCGGGGCAGCTTGAGCAGGCGCTGCAGCCACGCCACGGCGCGCGGCACCACCTGGGCGGCATCGGCCAGTTCGTCCACCAGCCCGATCTCCAGCGCACGCTCGGCCGACACCATCTCCCCGCCCACCAGCAACTGGGTGGCGCGGTGATGTCCGACCACGCGGCGCATCAGGCGCTGGATGCCTTCCGGCGCCACCAGCCCCACTTGGACCTCGTTCAGGCCGATCACCGTCGGCTGTGCCGGGTCCGGGCTGCGCGCCAGGATCCGGTAATCGCAGCACAGCGCCAGCACGCAGCCGCCGGCCGGCGCATGCCCGGTCAGCGCGGCCACCACGGGTACCCGGCACTCGGCCAGCGTGCGCACCGCGCCGAAGAACGCCTGCCAGCTGTCGAGCAGCTTGTGCCTGTCCTCGCCATGGCCGAGCAGGTGCGGCACGTCCATGCCGGCGCTGAAGATGCGTTCGCTGCCCGACAGCACGATGCCGTGCGCGTCATCGGCCATGGCCTGGTTGATCGCGTGGATCAGGTGGCGGCACAGCTCGGTGTCCAGCGCGTTGACCGGCGGCCGCGCCAGCCGCAGTTCGCGGATAGGGCCATGGTTGATCACCTCGATAAGCGTCGTCATGCTGCGATCTCGTTGCAGACAGGGAACTGAGGCGATGATAACCAAACCATTCGCGTGCGTATTGTTGAGCCTGTGTGCGCTCGCAACATCGGCCACCGCCGCCGAGCCGGCCTGCGTGTCGGTGCGCGAGGGCTGGGTGCGGCTGCCACCGGGGCCGATGCCGATGGCGGCCGGCTACGGCACGATCCGCAACGACTGCCGCAGCGCGGTGGTGGTGATTGGCGCCGGCAGCAAGGCGTTCGGAGATGTGTCGTTGCATGAAACGACGCTGGTGGAGGGCATCAGCCGCATGCGCGAGGTGGAGCGGCTGCCGATCGCGGCCGGCGCCACGGTCGAACTCAAACCCGGTGGCCTGCACCTGATGCTGATGCAGCCCGAGGTGACCCTGAAGGAGGGCGCCGCGTTGCCGCTGCGGCTCAGCCTTGAAGATGGGCGCAAGGTGGATGGCGTGTTGCAGGTGCGCAAGGCGGTGCCGTGAGGCATTCAACGGCTGCCGTTCACGACCACGACGCGATCTGTCACGACCAGTCGAACGTGAACAATACCGTCCGGCTGCGCGGCTCGTAGAACATCAGGATCGCGTCGGCGCCACTGGCGCACCAGTTGTAGGAGGCGACATCGGCGACGTGGAAGAACGGCTCGCCGTCCCGCGTGATGCGGATGCCGTCGTCGGGAAGGTGCGTGCTGTCATTGCGGAAGTGCAGGCTGCCGTGCTGTGTGGTGCCGGCCAGGTCGTCGATCCGGAATGCCGACGGGATCGTGCTGTAGTCGGTCCAGTTGCCGTGCCAGAGCGGGCCGCCCAGGTTGTCCAGATAGGCCTGCTGCTGCGGCGCTTCGTCTTCGTCATCGACGTCCACGCCGCTGACCAGCATGCCGTGCTGCTGGAAATACGCACGGGCCGCAGCATGGCTGTCCTGCATTTCCGCGGCGTGCTCACGCAGGTCCTCATCGACTGGCAGCACATCGCTGTTCTGCGGCGCGCGCTGGAAATAGCCTTCGTTGCCGAGGAAGCGCAGCCGGTTGTCGGCCTGCAGTTCGAAGGCCAGCCAGTTGCTGCCGGTGAAGGCGTTGTGGTGCGCCTCCGTGCCATCGCCCAGGCAGCCTTCGTACGGCTCGATCGGGCACAGCAGCGTGACCACGCTACCGGCCAGTTCGGGTCGCAGCAGGCCCAGGTCGATGGCGATCAACGGCAGCAGGTGGTCGGTCAGCCAGGGCTGGTCGGGCGCGAACACATCAACGGGAAACGGCGTTAGCCCCGGCTGCAACACGCGGACATCGGTCTGGTGAAACATGGCGATCCTTTGCATACAACGCGGTAATGGCGCCCGAGGGAATCCCGGTGGTGTTGGCCGCTGGCCGGCAACCAGGTGAATCCGTCCGGGGGGTACGGGGTTGCCGGCCAGCGGCCGGCACTACCTTCAGGTGGACGCGGTGCGGATCGCGTCGGGCAGCGGCGCGCTCTTGCCGGTCTGGGTGTCCATCCAGACCACCACCACGTTGCCATCCGAATACAGCCTGGCGTCGTCGTTCTGGTCCACGATGCGATGGCCGATGGTGACGCTGCTGTTGCCGAGGCGTTCCACGAACAGCTCCACCACGATGTCGTTGGGCCACACGATCGGCAGGCGGTAATTGACGTTGGTGGCCGCCACCACCGGGGCGATGCGGTCGGTCATCGACACGCCGTCCACGCCCAGCATCCAGCGCACGCGCGCCTCTTCCAGGTACGAGATGTACTTGGCGTTGTTGACGTGGCCCATGCTGTCCATGTCGCGCCAGCGCACGCTGATCGGTACGCGGGCCAGGATCTTGTGTTCGCTGCTCATCAGGCGTCCTTCTTCTTCTTGCTGGTGGTGCTGGTCTTGCTGGCCTTGCCGGTGCTCTTGGCCGCGGCAGCCTTCTTGGCCGGCTTCTCCGGCTTGACCTTGCGGGGCGGGCGCGCATCGGGCTTGTTGGCGGTCGCGGCCGGCTGCTGCGGGCGGGCGCTGGTCGAAGGCAGCATCTTGGCCAGGAACTGGCCGGTGTACGAGGTCGGGCAGGCCGCCACGTCTTCCGGCGTACCGGTGACCAGTATGGTGCCACCGCGATGGCCGCCTTCCGGACCCAGATCGACGATCCAGTCGGCGGTCTTGATCACGTCCAGGTTGTGCTCGATCACCACCACCGTGTTGCCTTCGTCGCGCAGCTTGTGCAGCACGCCGAGCAGCGCTTCGATGTCGTGGAAGTGCAGGCCGGTGGTCGGCTCATCCAGGATGTACAGCGTGCGGCCGGTATCGCGCCGCGACAGCTCCTTGGACAGCTTCACGCGCTGCGCTTCACCACCGGACAGCGTGGTCGCGCTCTGGCCCAGCTTGATGTAGCTCAGCCCCACGTCGACCAGCGTTTCCAGCTTCCGCGCGATGCTCGGCACCGGCTCGAACAGCTTCAGTGCATCTTCGACGGTCATCTGCAGCACGTCGTTGATGTTGAAGCCCTTGTACAGGATCTCCAGCGTTTCGCGGTTGTAGCGCTTGCCATGGCACACGTCGCAGGGCACGTACACGTCCGGCAGGAAGTGCATTTCCACCTTGATCAGGCCATCGCCCTGGCACGCTTCGCAGCGGCCACCGCGCACGTTGAAGCTGAAACGCCCCGGCGAATAGCCGCGCGCACGCGCTTCGGGCACCTGTGCGTACAACTCGCGCAGCGGCGTGAACAGGCCGGTGTAGGTGGCCGGGTTCGAGCGCGGGGTGCGACCGATCGGCGACTGGTCGATGTCCACGACCTTGTCGAACAGGTCCAGGCCTTCGACCTCCTTGTACGGCGCGATAGCGTGCGAAGAGCCGTTGATCTCGTTGGCAGCCAGCGAGAACAGGGTGTCGTTGATCAGGGTCGACTTGCCCGAGCCGGACACGCCGGTGATGCAGGTCAGCAGGCCCGACGGAATGTCCAGGTCCACGCCCTTGAGGTTGTTGCCGCTGGCACCACGCAGGTGCAGCGTCATCTTCGGGTTCGGCTTGTGCCGGCGCGCGGGAATCTCGATGGCACGCTTGCCCGACAGGTACTGCCCGGTCAGCGAACGCGGCGCATCCAGGATGTCCTGCAGCGTGCCTTGGCCGACGATCTCGCCGCCATGCACGCCCGCGCCCGGACCGATGTCCAGCACGTAGTCGGCCAGGCGGATCGCGTCTTCGTCATGCTCGACCACGATCACCGTGTTGCCCAGGTCACGCAGGCGGGTAAGGGTGCCGAGCAGGCGTTCGTTGTCGCGCTGGTGCAGGCCGATGGAGGGCTCATCGAGCACGTACATCACGCCGACCAGGCCGGCGCCGATCTGGCTGGCCAGGCGGATGCGCTGGGCCTCGCCGCCGGACAGGGTGTCGGCCTTGCGCTCCAGGGTGAGGTAATCCAGGCCCACATCGACGAGGAAGCCGAGGCGCTCGCCGATCTCCTTGACGATCTTGCCGGCAATCTCGCCGCGCCAGCCGGGCAGGATCATGCCGCTGAAGAACTTCAGCGCTTCATCGATCGGCAGCACCACCAGTTCCGGCAGTGCGCGGTCGGCCACGAACACGTTGCGCGCAGCCTTGTTCAAGCGCTGGCCCTGGCACTCGGGGCAGTTGCGCTCGCTGATGTACTTGGCCAGTTCTTCGCGCACCGCCGCCGATTCGGTTTCCTTGTAGCGGCGTTCCAGGTTCGGAATGATGCCCTCGAAGCGGTGCTTGCGCTGGGTGCGGCCGCCGGCTTCGGTGAAATAGGTGAAGGTGATGGTCTCTTCGCCGCTGCCGTACAGCACTGCCTGGCGCACGTCCTCGGGCAGGGTCTGCCAGGCCGCATCGACGTCGAACTTGTAGTGCTTGGCCAGCGAGGCGATCAGCTGGAAGTAGTACGCATTGCGGCGGTCCCAGCCGCGCACGGCACCGGCCGACAGCGACAGCTCCGGGTGCACCACCACGCGCGAAGGGTCGAAGAACTCGGCCATGCCCAGCCCGTCGCAGCCCGGGCAGGCGCCGACGGGCGAATTGAACGAAAACAGGCGCGGTTCCAGCTCCGGCAGCGAGTAGTCGCAGACCGGGCAGCTGTACTTGGACGAGAACAGGTGCGCGGGCGCGTCTTCCACATCCAGCGACTGCACCGAGACCATGCCGTCGCCCAGCTTCAGAGCGGTTTCAAAGCTCTCGGCCAGGCGCTGCTTGATGTCCTCGCGCGGGCGGAAGCGGTCGATCACCGCCTCGATGGTGTGCTTCTGGCGCAGTGCCAGCGGCGGTACCGCATCGATTTCATGCAGGATGCCGTCCACGCGCACGCGCACAAAGCCCTGCGCGCGCAGCTGGTCGAACACCTGGGCGTGCTCGCCCTTGCGCTCGCGGATCACCGGGGCCAGCAGCATGTAGCGCTGCTCGGTGTCCAGGCTGAGCACGTGGTCGACCATCTGGCTGACCGTCTGGGCTTCCAGCGGGTAGCCGTGGTCGGGGCAGCGCGGGCTGCCGACGCGGGCGTACAGCAGGCGCAGGTAGTCGTAGATCTCGGTGATGGTGCCCACGGTGGACCGCGGGTTGTGCGAGGTCGACTTCTGCTCGATCGAGATCGCCGGGGACAGGCCCTCGATGTGGTCCAGGTCCGGCTTTTCCATCACGCTGAGGAACTGGCGGGCATAGGCCGACAGCGACTCCACGTAACGACGCTGGCCTTCGGCGTAGATGGTGTCGAACGCCAGCGAGGACTTGCCCGAGCCGGACAGGCCGGTGATGACAATCAGCTTGTCGCGGGGCAGGTCGAGATCGATGTTCTTGAGGTTGTGCGTCCGCGCGCCGCGGATGCGGATGAAATCCATCGCCATGGGGGATCCGTTGTGGGGCTCTGGCCCGGAGGGCCGGCAAGCGGGTGGGGCAAGCGGAGACGGCAATCGGTCAGCCTACCGAGCTTGGGATTTGGGGGCAATCGCGCACATTGCCAGCCCCGGGTCTCACCGCCTGAGACCTGCCGGGGCGTTACCTGAACAGGATTCAGCCCCAGACAGGGCAAGGTGGGGGGTGACTTGACCCGACCCACCACCAGTCATTAAAATCCCGCTTCTGTCTGCCCTCGATGGCAGCAGTCCATAGACCACAATAACTACAGAGGAAGTCTGGTCATGTACGCAGTACTGGTAACCGGCGGTAAGCAATACCGCGTGGCGCAGGGCGAAACGCTCCGCGTCGAAAAACTCGAAGTCGAAGTCGGCAACGAGATCACGTTCGACACCATCCTGATGCTGGGTGACAGCGATGGCATCAAGCTGGGCGACGCTCTGAGCGGCGCTTCGGTCACTGCCAAGGTCGTGTCCCAGGGTCGTGCTGACAAGGTCCGGATCATCAAGTTCCGTCGCCGTAAGCACCACATGAAGCGCCAGGGTCACCGTCAGTACTACACCGAAATCGAGATCACCGGCATTGCCGGTGGCAGCAAGTAATAAGGAGAACCAGTCATGGCACATAAAAAAGGCGTAGGCTCTTCGCGCAACGGTCGCGACTCCAACCCGAAGTACCTCGGCGTCAAGATCTTCGGTGGCCAGGCCATCGATGCCGGCAACATCATCGTGCGTCAGCGCGGCACCCAGTTCCATCCGGGTAGCGGCGTTGGCCTCGGCCGTGACCACACCCTGTTCGCGCTCGTCGACGGCAAGGTGGAGTTCTCGGTCAAGGGCCCGAAGAAGCGTCGTACCGTCAGCGTCGTCGCCGAAGCCTGATCTTCGCGATACGCAGGCGCCCACGCCTAGCGCGTGGGGCCGCTGACGAAAGCCCCGCTTCGGCGGGGTTTTTGTTTTTTGTTTTTGTTCGAACATGGGCGGGGATCCTTCCCGCCACCGTCCACGGATCGTACCGGGGACGTTAGACTCTGCGGTCGGGTGCATCCGCTGCCCGCCGCCTCCAGTTGGCATCCAGAATCATGAAACTTGTAGACGAAGCAGAAATCCAGGTCACCGCCGGCAATGGCGGCAACGGCTGCGTCGGTTTCCGTCGCGAGAAGTTCATTCCGCTGGGCGGCCCGGACGGTGGCGATGGTGGCAATGGCGGCAACGTCTGGATCCGCGCCGACGCCAACCTGAACACCCTGGTCGACTTCCGCCACGAGCGCATCTTCAAGGCGCAGCGCGGTGAGAACGGCATGGGCCGCCAGGCCTACGGCAAGGGCGGCGAAGACCTGGTCATCACCGTGCCGGTCGGCACCGTGGTCATGAACGTGGCCACCGATGAAATCATCGGCGACCTGACCCAGCATGACGACCGCCTGCTGGTGGCCAAGGGCGGCCGCGGCGGCCTGGGCAACATGCATTTCAAGAGCTCCACCAACCGTTCGCCGCGCCAGGCGCTGCCGGGCGAAG
This genomic interval carries:
- a CDS encoding DUF2007 domain-containing protein yields the protein MRQIFNSQRVETVEGVAQLLRDAGIEVRITNGRSYHSKRGSQFSYLDTSKATTHPTLWVVHANDQPRAREILRDARLLETTRRDHPTAEFAFRDQAGEVAPRRNWAWRIRIGLLLVIAAVAMVVVMRHRSAPPVAPAPAVQQAPTTAPAHPASPEDEEVRVRIQPAK
- the rplU gene encoding 50S ribosomal protein L21; this translates as MYAVLVTGGKQYRVAQGETLRVEKLEVEVGNEITFDTILMLGDSDGIKLGDALSGASVTAKVVSQGRADKVRIIKFRRRKHHMKRQGHRQYYTEIEITGIAGGSK
- a CDS encoding enoyl-CoA hydratase/isomerase family protein; translation: MTTLIEVINHGPIRELRLARPPVNALDTELCRHLIHAINQAMADDAHGIVLSGSERIFSAGMDVPHLLGHGEDRHKLLDSWQAFFGAVRTLAECRVPVVAALTGHAPAGGCVLALCCDYRILARSPDPAQPTVIGLNEVQVGLVAPEGIQRLMRRVVGHHRATQLLVGGEMVSAERALEIGLVDELADAAQVVPRAVAWLQRLLKLPRQPMLLTRAIARADLHEALHADLIQLDRFVEAWYAPDAQQALQQLAARLGKA
- a CDS encoding copper chaperone PCu(A)C: MITKPFACVLLSLCALATSATAAEPACVSVREGWVRLPPGPMPMAAGYGTIRNDCRSAVVVIGAGSKAFGDVSLHETTLVEGISRMREVERLPIAAGATVELKPGGLHLMLMQPEVTLKEGAALPLRLSLEDGRKVDGVLQVRKAVP
- a CDS encoding enolase, with amino-acid sequence MFHQTDVRVLQPGLTPFPVDVFAPDQPWLTDHLLPLIAIDLGLLRPELAGSVVTLLCPIEPYEGCLGDGTEAHHNAFTGSNWLAFELQADNRLRFLGNEGYFQRAPQNSDVLPVDEDLREHAAEMQDSHAAARAYFQQHGMLVSGVDVDDEDEAPQQQAYLDNLGGPLWHGNWTDYSTIPSAFRIDDLAGTTQHGSLHFRNDSTHLPDDGIRITRDGEPFFHVADVASYNWCASGADAILMFYEPRSRTVLFTFDWS
- the tesB gene encoding acyl-CoA thioesterase II, which produces MSDTHEPVVSELIDLLTLERLEDNLFRGQSRDIGTKYVFGGQVLGQALSAAQATVDNGRHVHSLHAYFLRAGNIDHPIVYDVDRTRDGGSFSVRRVTAIQHGKVIFFCAASFQQAEQGAEHQHKMPEVPQPEDIEPNRPLPPEVLERLPIKVQRWLSRGGPFEFRHVYPRDELNPPKRPPYHQVWLRLNEKVGDAPELHQALLAYASDFHLLGTATFPHGISYYQPHVQMASLDHAIWFHRPFRADDWLLYSLDSPSAQDSRGLARGQFFTRDGLLVASTAQEGLIRVVPDSAAAAAVPAKD
- a CDS encoding RNA polymerase sigma factor, giving the protein MTPLLTATLERELPAAASGCTQSYGRIVLACQNTVTAIALAITRDVQASEDIAQEAFIKAWQQLNQLSNPSSFLPWLRQITRNLARDWLRANRGRPLSGEAAEIAISMAADPGPTAPERLQRVEEELAAEEIISALPEDARETLLLYYREGQRSQQVADLLGLSDAAVRKRLSRARASVREEMLRRFGDFARSSAPSAAFATTLASALMIAAPGTASAAILLGTGLGTGKLGLGGATVSGGTALGSLSAAFSQTAAPGEMLSLGAAIGGLVGGMLGSYLGGRYLLSYAESSGEREQIRRFVVLSSVTAMVMCLSVLMLSVLEAPVWILLSAMALGMAAVNYQCLFPLQKVMAPMLARDAARHGRSGPSWTFQLMYGRWAIVLVTLGVAALVLYSLVRTGRL
- the uvrA gene encoding excinuclease ABC subunit UvrA, yielding MAMDFIRIRGARTHNLKNIDLDLPRDKLIVITGLSGSGKSSLAFDTIYAEGQRRYVESLSAYARQFLSVMEKPDLDHIEGLSPAISIEQKSTSHNPRSTVGTITEIYDYLRLLYARVGSPRCPDHGYPLEAQTVSQMVDHVLSLDTEQRYMLLAPVIRERKGEHAQVFDQLRAQGFVRVRVDGILHEIDAVPPLALRQKHTIEAVIDRFRPREDIKQRLAESFETALKLGDGMVSVQSLDVEDAPAHLFSSKYSCPVCDYSLPELEPRLFSFNSPVGACPGCDGLGMAEFFDPSRVVVHPELSLSAGAVRGWDRRNAYYFQLIASLAKHYKFDVDAAWQTLPEDVRQAVLYGSGEETITFTYFTEAGGRTQRKHRFEGIIPNLERRYKETESAAVREELAKYISERNCPECQGQRLNKAARNVFVADRALPELVVLPIDEALKFFSGMILPGWRGEIAGKIVKEIGERLGFLVDVGLDYLTLERKADTLSGGEAQRIRLASQIGAGLVGVMYVLDEPSIGLHQRDNERLLGTLTRLRDLGNTVIVVEHDEDAIRLADYVLDIGPGAGVHGGEIVGQGTLQDILDAPRSLTGQYLSGKRAIEIPARRHKPNPKMTLHLRGASGNNLKGVDLDIPSGLLTCITGVSGSGKSTLINDTLFSLAANEINGSSHAIAPYKEVEGLDLFDKVVDIDQSPIGRTPRSNPATYTGLFTPLRELYAQVPEARARGYSPGRFSFNVRGGRCEACQGDGLIKVEMHFLPDVYVPCDVCHGKRYNRETLEILYKGFNINDVLQMTVEDALKLFEPVPSIARKLETLVDVGLSYIKLGQSATTLSGGEAQRVKLSKELSRRDTGRTLYILDEPTTGLHFHDIEALLGVLHKLRDEGNTVVVIEHNLDVIKTADWIVDLGPEGGHRGGTILVTGTPEDVAACPTSYTGQFLAKMLPSTSARPQQPAATANKPDARPPRKVKPEKPAKKAAAAKSTGKASKTSTTSKKKKDA
- the rpmA gene encoding 50S ribosomal protein L27 — translated: MAHKKGVGSSRNGRDSNPKYLGVKIFGGQAIDAGNIIVRQRGTQFHPGSGVGLGRDHTLFALVDGKVEFSVKGPKKRRTVSVVAEA
- a CDS encoding thioesterase family protein, yielding MSSEHKILARVPISVRWRDMDSMGHVNNAKYISYLEEARVRWMLGVDGVSMTDRIAPVVAATNVNYRLPIVWPNDIVVELFVERLGNSSVTIGHRIVDQNDDARLYSDGNVVVVWMDTQTGKSAPLPDAIRTAST